From the Carya illinoinensis cultivar Pawnee chromosome 4, C.illinoinensisPawnee_v1, whole genome shotgun sequence genome, one window contains:
- the LOC122307961 gene encoding uncharacterized protein LOC122307961, which yields MSTLQYPDAINAPELQIWNNAAFDNEESFESDHVKVSWSDIDAVNRSESLESDCGKENLIPLVVKSPLSSVPIKPLLPNRNLPLKILLETPAVPKKRYKAIEENKRVREDKVIDSEIESIEKEISQLSLRLEALRFEKAERNAMSTVERRGRIVPAKFMEPKQGVDNSDLNRKIEEPLISSAKPKINRRGVSLGPAEIFAGARPRQPGKPEITPVQPIQSRRKSCFWKLQDIDELKEAKERGKSLSVSPKSRKTLSKFQAPKQAATTVGSKRPVKKEDRFLASIQPKKLFKDGEKSLTAKKPLKSGRVVASRYTQMSNQTNGNSRLSDGRKRSLPEDDNEHGNRCDRRRTSSVGKLHGNQGTESRLKKLWEAPSEVLVYKGEEDESLESIAEMGEVLPKIRTVRCVKDTPRDSGPAKRVAELIGRRSYFCNAEGAEPSVCQALNFEGDAEEELIG from the coding sequence ATGAGTACTCTACAATACCCAGATGCCATTAACGCCCCGGAGCTCCAGATATGGAACAATGCTGCTTTTGATAACGAAGAATCTTTTGAATCGGACCACGTTAAAGTCTCTTGGTCTGATATTGACGCCGTGAACCGGTCTGAGTCTCTTGAATCCGATTGCGGCAAAGAAAATCTGATCCCTTTGGTGGTAAAATCCCCTTTATCTTCGGTACCCATTAAGCCACTTCTCCCGAATAGGAACTTGCCATTGAAGATTCTTCTTGAAACTCCGGCGGTTCCAAAGAAGCGGTACAAAGCAATAGAGGAAAACAAAAGAGTCCGTGAGGATAAAGTAATTGATTCGGAGATCGAGAGTATTGAAAAGGAGATTAGTCAGTTATCATTGAGACTCGAAGCGCTTCGATTCGAAAAGGCCGAGCGGAATGCGATGAGTACAGTTGAAAGGCGGGGAAGGATTGTTCCGGCCAAGTTTATGGAGCCGAAACAGGGTGTGGATAATTCTGATTTGAACAGAAAGATTGAAGAACCTTTAATCTCTAGCGCGAAGCCAAAGATTAACCGTAGGGGTGTAAGTTTGGGTCCCGCGGAGATATTCGCCGGAGCCAGACCTCGACAGCCAGGTAAGCCTGAAATCACGCCGGTCCAACCGATTCAGAGTCGTCGGAAATCATGCTTTTGGAAGCTTCAAGACATTGATGAGTTGAAAGAGGCAAAAGAAAGGGGTAAGAGTCTGAGTGTTAGCCCGAAATCGCGGAAAACTTTATCGAAGTTTCAAGCTCCAAAGCAGGCAGCAACCACAGTCGGGTCTAAAAGGCCTGTCAAGAAAGAAGATCGGTTTCTCGCATCAATTCAGCCAAAGAAGTTGTTCAAGGATGGAGAAAAGTCGCTGACGGCAAAGAAACCATTGAAGTCTGGTAGGGTGGTGGCGAGCCGATATACCCAGATGTCCAATCAGACAAATGGGAATTCGAGACTGAGCGATGGGAGGAAGCGGTCTCTACCGGAGGATGATAATGAGCATGGTAACAGGTGTGACCGAAGGCGCACTTCATCGGTGGGAAAATTACATGGGAATCAAGGAACGGAGAGTCGGTTGAAGAAACTTTGGGAGGCTCCGAGTGAGGTACTGGTGTACAAGGGTGAGGAAGATGAGTCTTTAGAGTCAATTGCTGAGATGGGGGAAGTGCTTCCGAAAATTCGGACAGTCCGGTGTGTGAAGGACACTCCGAGAGACTCGGGACCAGCCAAAAGAGTGGCTGAATTGATTGGGAGAAGGTCGTACTTTTGCAATGCTGAGGGGGCGGAGCCTTCAGTTTGTCAGGCTTTGAATTTTGAGGGAGATGCAGAAGAAGAATTAATTGGATAA
- the LOC122307962 gene encoding external alternative NAD(P)H-ubiquinone oxidoreductase B2, mitochondrial-like translates to MIKSGYSLFERASRTFRNHPTLSKLLLVSTLSVITWINLVASSDGRPYNGDKHIHSSSDEGKKKKVVVLGTGCAGTSFLRNLSNPSYDVHVVSPRNYFVFSPLLPILTCGTVEARSIIDPIRTILLKKSYDVHFEEANCYKIDPEKKKVYCKSSKNTNVRGEKDEFALDYDYLVIAMGARVNTFNTPGVVEYAHFLKEVEDAQRIRKSVLDSFERASLPSLSEEERKRILHFVVVGGGPAGVEFAAEFHDFFHEDLLKLYPHIKDYVKITLIEAADHILNTYDNKITAFAEEKFQRDGIHVKTGSMVVQVTDTEISAKERKTGEVSNTPYGMVVWATGNGTRPEIMAFMKQIGQANRHALATDEWLRVGRCENVYALGDCATVNQRQVMEDIAFIFNKADKNKSGTLNLKDFQEIVDDILERYPQVKLHLKRRKMRNFSALLKNSQESAQNQAIEIENFKSALSEVDSQIINLPATAQVAGQQGEYLADCFNRMEECEKYPEGPLRFRGSGRHQFHPFRYNNLGKFAPLGGKQVAIQSPGDWVWIGRSTRWIWYSVYTSKLASWRARTSVISDWVKRFIFGRDSSRIRD, encoded by the exons ATGATCAAAAGCGGATACTCTTTATTTGAGAGAGCCTCTAGGACTTTCCGCAATCACCCTACGCTCTCTAAGCTTCTTCTTGTCTCCACT ttgtCTGTGATCACCTGGATTAATCTAGTGGCATCTTCGGATGGCAGACCATATAATGGGGACAAGCATATCCACAGTAGTAGTGATGAAGGCAAGAAAAAGAAGGTGGTTGTGCTTGGAACTGGCTGCGCAGGAACCAGTTTTCTGAGGAATTTGAGTAACCCCTCGTATGATGTTCATGTGGTGTCCCCTCGGAATTATTTTGTCTTCTCTCCTTTATTGCCTATTCTTACTTGTGGCACAGTTGAAGCCCGCAGCATTATTGATCCCATTCGCACTATTTTACTCA AGAAAAGCTATGATGTCCACTTCGAAGAAGCTAATTGTTACAAGATTGATCCAGAGAAAAAGAAAGTCTATTGTAAATCTAGTAAGAACACAAATGTGCGGGGTGAGAAGGATGAATTTGCTTTAGACTACGACTACCTGGTGATAGCCATGGGAGCTCGTGTAAACACATTCAACACCCCCGGGGTTGTGGAGTACGCCCACTTCTTGAAG GAAGTAGAAGATGCTCAGAGAATCCGTAAATCAGTGCTTGATAGTTTTGAAAGGGCAAGCCTTCCTAGTCTAAgtgaagaagagaggaagaggattCTGCATTTTGTAGTGGTCGGAGGTGGTCCTGCAGGTGTGGAGTTTGCTGCAGAGTTTCATGACTTCTTCCACGAAGATTTACTCAAGTTATACCCTCACATCAAAGACTACGTGAAAATCACACTCATCGAAGCAGCAGATCATATTTTAAACAC GTATGACAACAAAATTACTGCTTTTGCTGAAGAGAAGTTCCAAAGAGATGGTATTCACGTGAAAACAGGATCAATGGTTGTTCAAGTTACTGATACAGAGatctctgctaaagaaagaaaaactggTGAAGTTTCAAATACACCTTATGGAATGGTTGTCTGGGCAACTGGCAATGGGACCCGCCCCGAAATCATGGCTTTCATGAAGCAGATTGGTCAG GCTAACAGGCATGCTTTAGCTACTGATGAATGGCTGAGGGTGGGACGATGTGAGAATGTCTATGCCTTGGGTGACTGTGCTACAGTGAATCAACGCCAAGTCATG gAAGATATTGCCTTCATATTCAATAAGGCAGACAAGAATAAATCCGGTACTCTAAATCTGAAGGACTTTCAAGAAATTGTTGATGACATCCTGGAGAGGTACCCTCAAGTGAAGCTTCATCTtaagagaagaaaaatgagaaacttTTCTGCCTTACTGAAGAATTCTCAAGAGAGTGCCCAAAACCAGGCCATTGAAATTGAAAACTTTAAATCAGCTCTTTCTGAAGTGGATTCTCAGATAATAAATCTTCCGGCAACAGCTCAG GTAGCAGGTCAACAAGGAGAATATCTTGCTGACTGTTTCAATCGCATGGAGGAATGTGAAAAGTATCCTGAAGGTCCTCTCAGGTTTAGGGGATCTGGACGCCATCAGTTTCATCCCTTTAG GTACAATAACTTAGGGAAATTCGCCCCACTGGGAGGAAAACAAGTAGCAATTCAATCTCCTGGAGATTGGGTCTGGATTGGTCGTAGCACTCGGTGGATCTGGTATTCAGTATATACCAG CAAGCTAGCCAGTTGGAGGGCAAGGACTTCAGTGATATCTGACTGGGTAAAGCGATTCATATTTGGAAGGGACTCGAGCCGAATCCGAGACTAG